The DNA region aaattagcaaaaacaagatgaaTAGAATGTTAAAATTTTAGACAGGATACCTACatataaaaaaattctatttctaaaattgGGAAATAAGGCTATAGGTCCTACATGACTACATAAAAAGTGACTAGACATGCAGATGTCCTAAAGAAGGACCTGCAGGAAGTGAATAGGAGACTATATTTCTTTttggtgaaagtcaaagtgaagtcactcagtcgtgtccgactctttgtgaccccatggactgtagcctatcaggctcctccatccatgggattctccaggcaggaatactggagtgggttgccatttccttctccaaccctgATGATTTTTCAAACAGCTTTGGAGCTCATACAGAACTGGGGAGGCCACTAGTCCCTGGCCACAGCCCGAGGCAGTCACCCCTTTTTCCTGCAGCCTATACAGGCATCTGTccaacatgaaataaaatgaagcatttgtttaaattaaaaaacagaaaccttCACTGTTCTCACTACCATGTTTGTTTTGGGAGATAACTTGTTTTCCATATTAAATGCATGGGTTATTAATATTATtccaaacaaattaattaaagaaTTCAAACTTTATTATTTCTACCATGGAAAATGTCGATTGGACTCAGGCAGACAGTGTGACAAGGAGCTCTCGGTGTAAGAGAGGAGGGATAAGGGCAAAGTCTCAGGTGCCCCGGCGGACAAGGATCTCAGTGTCTCAGGGTCAAGGGCGGTGTCTGGGACAGGGACGCTCCATCTTGGGGATTTCAGTCttgactttctttcactttctctctcaccACCTATGTCGGGTCCTCCTCCCTGGCACTCGTGACGCGAGCCCAGTTCTCAGTCCCATTGGATGTTTGGTTTCTAGTTGCAAATAAGAGTCGGGAACGACTTCCCTTTAGCGCATtgcacaaggaaatggcaacccgttccagtattgttgccggagaatcccagaaacagaggagcctggtgggctgccatctatggggtcgcacagacggacacgactgcagcgacgtagcagcagcagcagatagtcGTCCCCGCGGTTCCAGGTTACAAAGTCTCTGTCCACCCGCCGGACTCTCTTCTTCCCGGACCCCCGGGATGTGGGTCTTTGAGCCAAGAACCCTCCTCCTGCTGTTCCTGATTTCACTGCCCCTCACTGAGACCCGGGCGGGTGAGTGCGGGGTCGGGAGGGAACGACCTCTGCGGGGAGGGGCGAGGGGACCGCCCGGGGGTCGGAGGAACAGGACCCCCCCAGGGAAGGACCCCGCCCTCCCCGACCAGACCCGCCCCCGACCAGACCCGCCCCCTCCGCCAGGTCGCGTCCTGTCCCTCCCTTGCTTCCCGCCCCCCAAGGCCTGGTCCTTCTCCGACCGTTCCCGTCTCGCGagctcctctccccctcccccgctcccTGCCCGGTCACCTCTACCCGGGTctcacccctccccgcccccaggctcCCACTCCCTGAGGTATTTCCTCACCGCCGTGTCCCGGCCCGGCCGCGGGGAGCCCCGCTTCATCGCCGTCGGCTACGTGGACGACACGCAGTTCGTGCGGTTCGACAGCGACGCCCGGAATCCGAGGATGGAGCCGCGGGCGCCGTGGGTGGAGCAGGAGGGGCCGGAGTATTGGGATCAGGAGACGCAGGGAACTAAGGACGCCGCACTGACTTTCCGAGCGAACCTGAACACCCTGCGCGGCTACTACAACCAGAGCGAGGCCGGTGAGCGACGCGGGCCCGGGCGGGTCTCGCCCACATCCCCAGGGACCGGCGGGGTCGCCCGAGTGTGCGGGTCCGAGGGTCACCCCGACACTGCGGGACCCGCCCGATCCCCGACCCGGGAGGAGCTCGCGGGTACTTGACGCGGTTTCATTTCGGTTTGGGTTTAATCACCGCGTGTGGTCGGGGCGGGTCAGGGTCTCACACCCTCCAGGAGATGTACGGCTGCGAAGTGGGACCTGACGGGAGACTCCTGCGCGGGTATGATCAGTTCGCCTACGACGGCAGAGATTACATCGCCCTGAACGAGGACCTGCGCTCCTGGACCGCGGCGGACACGGCGGCTCAGGTCACCCAGCGCAATGCTGAGGCGGCAGGTGAGGCGGAGCGTGTGAGGATCTACCTGGAGGGCGAGTGCGTGGAGTGGCTCCGCAGATACCTGGAGACCGGGAAGGACACGCTGCTGCGCGCAGGTACGACGGGCGCGGGGCCGCGCTGATCTCCCCTCGGGCTGGAGCTGGTTCCCACGAAGAGAGGAAAATGGGGTCCCTGCGGGAACAGCGCCGCAACTTCCTGTCAGGAGAGGGAGGAATGCACCCAGGTTTTCATATTCTGTACGAGACGGTGACTCGCCAGTGGCCCCacttgttatttagtcgctcagtcgtgtcagactctttgcgaccccatagactgcagcgcgccaggctttcctgtccatcaccaactccgggagctaagctcaaactcatgtccactgtgtctggtgatgccatccaacaatttcatcctctgtcattcccttttcctcctaccttcaatctttcccagcctcagggtcttttccaaaaagtcagctcttcacatcaggtggccaaagtattagagtttcagcttcagtatcagtctttccaatgagtattcagggttgatttcctttagaattgcctagtttgaactccttgctgtccaagggactctcaagagtattctccaacaccacagatcaaaagcgtcaattcttcagcactcagccttctttatggtacaactctcacatccatacatgtctactagaaaaaacacagctttgacaatatgaacctttgtcgcaaagtgatgtccctgctttttgatatgctgtctagatttgtcataacttttcctccaaggagcaaatggcttttaattttatggctgtagtcactgtccacattgattttggaatccaagaaaataaagtctgtcactgtttccattgtttcctcatctgtttgctgtgaagtgatggggctggatgccatgatcttagttgtctgaaggACAATTAAGGAATCCAGTGTCTTTGACTAAGAAGCAGTAAACCATCCCTGAAAAAGGTGGTCAGTGCTGCCCTTTGGCCCTGGCCACTATCTTGTGAACCATGACTTTGTCTCTCAAGGCTTGTTCTCACCCTGAGAACATCTTAGGAGCCCTGACTCCAGCTTTTCTAAGTCATTCAGCCTCCTCCCACGTCAGGACCATTACTCTGTATTCTGCCTCTTACACGGAGCCTCCTCCCTTAGCTGTCACCCTGACTCCAGAACTTTCCAAGGACTAGGAGCTGTTCCCAGACCCTGGGGTCCAGGCAGATGCCTGGTGTTTGTGCTGCTTCTTTTCAAACCCGCTCTCCTGCTGATTCTCAGGATGGTCACCTGATACTGCTTCCAGTGGCCCATGGAGGTAACACAAACTGTGAGTTTTCTGATTCTTCTTCCTCAGACCCTCCAGAGACACATGTGGCCCATCACCCCATCTCTGACCGTGAGGTCACCTTGaggtgctgggccctgggcttcTACCCTGAGGAGATCTCACTGACCTGGCAGCGTGACGGGGAGGACCAGACTCAGAACATGGAGCTTGTGGAGACCAGGCCTTCAGGGGATGGAACCTTCCAGAAGTGGGCGGCCCTGGTGGTGCCTTCTGGAGAGGAGCAGAGATACACGTGCCGTGTGCAGCACGAGGGGCTTCAGGAGCCCCTCACCCTGAGATGGGGTAAGGAGGGGGATGGGATGGAGCTTCCTCTCAGAGAAAGCAGGAGCCCTTCTGGACACATTCAGCAAGGTCAGGACTGAAGCCTGAAGTCTGggctccttccctttcttccacagAACCTCCTCAGACCTCCTTCCTCACCATGGGCATCATTGTTGGCCTGGTACTCCTCGTGGTGGCTGTGGTGGCTGGAGCTGTGATCTGGAGGAAGAAGCGCTCAGgttgggaaaggagggagggatctGAGTTTTCTTCTCTCACTGGGCAGGTTTCTTTCCCAGGTAGATGTTTGCCTGCCTCGTTACTGGAAAGTACCCTCCACACACATGTGGAGTCTGACCTGATTCTAAGACTGACTCTTTTCTAAAGTACATGTGAAAACGAAAGACAAATTTTTCATCTTCATAATTCCAGTTGGGGGCCTATTTCTCAGCATTTGAAGGTCAGGAGGGAATGTCCCTGCTGAGGACAGACCTCCAGGAGGGCCGGTGGTCCAGTCCCCCCACGTCTCCTTGCTTTATGTTCCTGAGCCTGTCCTGGATTTTTGGTCACAGTTCTGAAAAGTTCTTTGTCATTCAGGACTAGGGGTTCCTCTAGGGTCTCATTACTCGGTCTTTCACTGGTCCCCACGTGATACTCTTCTCACAGGTGAAATAGGACAAATCTACACCGCGGCTGCAAGTAAGTGTGGAGGGGGTGATTCCTGAGACCTTTGTGAGGGTGCAGACAGGCCATGAGGGGCTCACCCTCAAAGTGCCTTCTCTAGTTTCTCTTGTGGGTTCTGACCACGTCCTGGTTTTGTTCTCCCCCAGAAAATTACAGTGCCCAGGGCTCTGCTGTGCCTCTCACGGTTTCTAAAGGTGAGAGACCCTGGGGAGTCTAGATTGGGAGAGGAGTTGGGGCAGAGGGGACACACTGGGTGGCGGGGGTCTCTGAGTGGGACATGTGAGCATGTGAGGGGCTGTGGAGAATGTCAGCCCttacatgactgactgaactggtTCCTGATTCTTTTCTCTCATAATGTGAAACAGCTGCCTTGTGGGGACTGAGTGATACTCGGTCCCACTATGTGACGTCAGATCCCCAGACCCCTctttctgcatctgcatctgAATGTGCCTGTGCTCCTATTAGCGTAACATGAGGAGGTGGGGAGACTGCCCACCGcgcaccctccccaccccaacctgtGTTCTCTTCCCTCATGCACATTCCTGTTCCAGCAGAGACAGAGCTGAACCCTCTCCATCGCTGTCTTTGCTTCACATGTGCTGAGTAAATATGTCGTATTTTCCTATTGCAAATAACATCTATATTGAATTACTTTTTTCTAATACCTGCCAAGAGAGTTTACTGGGAAAGTAAAGTAGAAGATTCCTTCAGTTTaagagaaaatgaacagaagCACCTGGAACCTTCCAGAATGGTTTTGATTACTGTGCTCAGGCTGTTGCAGGAGGGACAGGAGGAGACTGAGGAGCTGGGCAGGTTAGAGCCTGTGTCCAGTCAGTGCTTAGTGCATCGTGGGCTTTGGTGTGGTCACTCCTGGGCTGGGTCATATTCTTTGTCCTCATCCCTTCAGTCCATCTTTGTCCCACCAAGACCTGTGTTCACAGG from Ovis canadensis isolate MfBH-ARS-UI-01 breed Bighorn chromosome 20, ARS-UI_OviCan_v2, whole genome shotgun sequence includes:
- the LOC138425537 gene encoding BOLA class I histocompatibility antigen, alpha chain BL3-7-like isoform X1: MATRSSIVAGESQKQRSLVGCHLWGRTDGHDCSDVAAAADSRPRGSRLQSLCPPAGLSSSRTPGMWVFEPRTLLLLFLISLPLTETRAGSHSLRYFLTAVSRPGRGEPRFIAVGYVDDTQFVRFDSDARNPRMEPRAPWVEQEGPEYWDQETQGTKDAALTFRANLNTLRGYYNQSEAGSHTLQEMYGCEVGPDGRLLRGYDQFAYDGRDYIALNEDLRSWTAADTAAQVTQRNAEAAGEAERVRIYLEGECVEWLRRYLETGKDTLLRADPPETHVAHHPISDREVTLRCWALGFYPEEISLTWQRDGEDQTQNMELVETRPSGDGTFQKWAALVVPSGEEQRYTCRVQHEGLQEPLTLRWEPPQTSFLTMGIIVGLVLLVVAVVAGAVIWRKKRSETGIIVPKVLHRRFSVPPRGKLSSHSALARLLRLFPGFFLASFLHLFLRSCRSLLSQRSGILSTRS
- the LOC138425537 gene encoding BOLA class I histocompatibility antigen, alpha chain BL3-7-like isoform X8 produces the protein MATRSSIVAGESQKQRSLVGCHLWGRTDGHDCSDVAAAADSRPRGSRLQSLCPPAGLSSSRTPGMWVFEPRTLLLLFLISLPLTETRAGSHSLRYFLTAVSRPGRGEPRFIAVGYVDDTQFVRFDSDARNPRMEPRAPWVEQEGPEYWDQETQGTKDAALTFRANLNTLRGYYNQSEAGSHTLQEMYGCEVGPDGRLLRGYDQFAYDGRDYIALNEDLRSWTAADTAAQVTQRNAEAAGEAERVRIYLEGECVEWLRRYLETGKDTLLRADPPETHVAHHPISDREVTLRCWALGFYPEEISLTWQRDGEDQTQNMELVETRPSGDGTFQKWAALVVPSGEEQRYTCRVQHEGLQEPLTLRWEPPQTSFLTMGIIVGLVLLVVAVVAGAVIWRKKRSALP
- the LOC138425537 gene encoding BOLA class I histocompatibility antigen, alpha chain BL3-7-like isoform X5, whose amino-acid sequence is MATRSSIVAGESQKQRSLVGCHLWGRTDGHDCSDVAAAADSRPRGSRLQSLCPPAGLSSSRTPGMWVFEPRTLLLLFLISLPLTETRAGSHSLRYFLTAVSRPGRGEPRFIAVGYVDDTQFVRFDSDARNPRMEPRAPWVEQEGPEYWDQETQGTKDAALTFRANLNTLRGYYNQSEAGSHTLQEMYGCEVGPDGRLLRGYDQFAYDGRDYIALNEDLRSWTAADTAAQVTQRNAEAAGEAERVRIYLEGECVEWLRRYLETGKDTLLRADPPETHVAHHPISDREVTLRCWALGFYPEEISLTWQRDGEDQTQNMELVETRPSGDGTFQKWAALVVPSGEEQRYTCRVQHEGLQEPLTLRWEPPQTSFLTMGIIVGLVLLVVAVVAGAVIWRKKRSENYSAQGSAVPLTVSKDPAGLF
- the LOC138425537 gene encoding BOLA class I histocompatibility antigen, alpha chain BL3-7-like isoform X7, which translates into the protein MATRSSIVAGESQKQRSLVGCHLWGRTDGHDCSDVAAAADSRPRGSRLQSLCPPAGLSSSRTPGMWVFEPRTLLLLFLISLPLTETRAGSHSLRYFLTAVSRPGRGEPRFIAVGYVDDTQFVRFDSDARNPRMEPRAPWVEQEGPEYWDQETQGTKDAALTFRANLNTLRGYYNQSEAGSHTLQEMYGCEVGPDGRLLRGYDQFAYDGRDYIALNEDLRSWTAADTAAQVTQRNAEAAGEAERVRIYLEGECVEWLRRYLETGKDTLLRADPPETHVAHHPISDREVTLRCWALGFYPEEISLTWQRDGEDQTQNMELVETRPSGDGTFQKWAALVVPSGEEQRYTCRVQHEGLQEPLTLRWEPPQTSFLTMGIIVGLVLLVVAVVAGAVIWRKKRSDPAGLF
- the LOC138425537 gene encoding BOLA class I histocompatibility antigen, alpha chain BL3-7-like isoform X3, whose amino-acid sequence is MATRSSIVAGESQKQRSLVGCHLWGRTDGHDCSDVAAAADSRPRGSRLQSLCPPAGLSSSRTPGMWVFEPRTLLLLFLISLPLTETRAGSHSLRYFLTAVSRPGRGEPRFIAVGYVDDTQFVRFDSDARNPRMEPRAPWVEQEGPEYWDQETQGTKDAALTFRANLNTLRGYYNQSEAGSHTLQEMYGCEVGPDGRLLRGYDQFAYDGRDYIALNEDLRSWTAADTAAQVTQRNAEAAGEAERVRIYLEGECVEWLRRYLETGKDTLLRADPPETHVAHHPISDREVTLRCWALGFYPEEISLTWQRDGEDQTQNMELVETRPSGDGTFQKWAALVVPSGEEQRYTCRVQHEGLQEPLTLRWEPPQTSFLTMGIIVGLVLLVVAVVAGAVIWRKKRSGLGVPLGSHYSVFHWSPRDTLLTGEIGQIYTAAAKNYSAQGSAVPLTVSKDPAGLF
- the LOC138425537 gene encoding BOLA class I histocompatibility antigen, alpha chain BL3-7-like isoform X6 — translated: MATRSSIVAGESQKQRSLVGCHLWGRTDGHDCSDVAAAADSRPRGSRLQSLCPPAGLSSSRTPGMWVFEPRTLLLLFLISLPLTETRAGSHSLRYFLTAVSRPGRGEPRFIAVGYVDDTQFVRFDSDARNPRMEPRAPWVEQEGPEYWDQETQGTKDAALTFRANLNTLRGYYNQSEAGSHTLQEMYGCEVGPDGRLLRGYDQFAYDGRDYIALNEDLRSWTAADTAAQVTQRNAEAAGEAERVRIYLEGECVEWLRRYLETGKDTLLRADPPETHVAHHPISDREVTLRCWALGFYPEEISLTWQRDGEDQTQNMELVETRPSGDGTFQKWAALVVPSGEEQRYTCRVQHEGLQEPLTLRWEPPQTSFLTMGIIVGLVLLVVAVVAGAVIWRKKRSVPLNRGLDPAGLF
- the LOC138425537 gene encoding BOLA class I histocompatibility antigen, alpha chain BL3-7-like isoform X2 codes for the protein MATRSSIVAGESQKQRSLVGCHLWGRTDGHDCSDVAAAADSRPRGSRLQSLCPPAGLSSSRTPGMWVFEPRTLLLLFLISLPLTETRAGSHSLRYFLTAVSRPGRGEPRFIAVGYVDDTQFVRFDSDARNPRMEPRAPWVEQEGPEYWDQETQGTKDAALTFRANLNTLRGYYNQSEAGSHTLQEMYGCEVGPDGRLLRGYDQFAYDGRDYIALNEDLRSWTAADTAAQVTQRNAEAAGEAERVRIYLEGECVEWLRRYLETGKDTLLRADPPETHVAHHPISDREVTLRCWALGFYPEEISLTWQRDGEDQTQNMELVETRPSGDGTFQKWAALVVPSGEEQRYTCRVQHEGLQEPLTLRWEPPQTSFLTMGIIVGLVLLVVAVVAGAVIWRKKRSGEIGQIYTAAAKNYSAQGSAVPLTVSKAALWGLSDTRSHYVTSDPQTPLSASASECACAPISVT
- the LOC138425537 gene encoding BOLA class I histocompatibility antigen, alpha chain BL3-7-like isoform X4; translated protein: MATRSSIVAGESQKQRSLVGCHLWGRTDGHDCSDVAAAADSRPRGSRLQSLCPPAGLSSSRTPGMWVFEPRTLLLLFLISLPLTETRAGSHSLRYFLTAVSRPGRGEPRFIAVGYVDDTQFVRFDSDARNPRMEPRAPWVEQEGPEYWDQETQGTKDAALTFRANLNTLRGYYNQSEAGSHTLQEMYGCEVGPDGRLLRGYDQFAYDGRDYIALNEDLRSWTAADTAAQVTQRNAEAAGEAERVRIYLEGECVEWLRRYLETGKDTLLRADPPETHVAHHPISDREVTLRCWALGFYPEEISLTWQRDGEDQTQNMELVETRPSGDGTFQKWAALVVPSGEEQRYTCRVQHEGLQEPLTLRWEPPQTSFLTMGIIVGLVLLVVAVVAGAVIWRKKRSENYSAQGSAVPLTVSKAALWGLSDTRSHYVTSDPQTPLSASASECACAPISVT